The proteins below come from a single Magallana gigas chromosome 10, xbMagGiga1.1, whole genome shotgun sequence genomic window:
- the LOC105342976 gene encoding integrin alpha-4 encodes MTVSMFTGWFGSILLLVKLCCHVGLGYNIDTEFPQIFRGPSGSRFGVTAEIVKTVSNSWILVGATRDNFTDKPEIPEPGNVYACPVNFNVDSKCSILPNLRTTESTSTVKPSGVFEQRQQLLGATIHVPKNRDSPILICAPKWRNLRFFSSNSELKSYQVVGNCFKLPNRNDLNQTTLNMFRMNMTMIRDYYRDPMFGFSLADSPHPSFDVIFSTPNAGLASTGGTFAQAHNPTRTQPFIIENSELITTYVSGSYFAYSLATGQFGGSGYYYVAGAPGFSNLHGVVGSFSILEVNGVSEQQVKLIEGLQIGGGFGQTLVIADVNADGHDDILVGAPNTYLDDVNKNRVIYDVGAIHVFYGNGEPATLINQDPHTIMGTRKLGSRFGTAISGVGDLNKDGINDIAVGAPYEEGTGVVYIYNGNTPRMEDKYSQRILGKDIRVGVSGFGYYISKFGEDLDENKYNDFAVGAYKSDEVVLLRARPIVEVRVYSRIDPDPVPLTSTGTSCGSQGSANPCFTASLCFDFSGEGTNKTYIDVEIFADTERGRPRVSFEGAGQQDSFNVSLFEIYSYRVRCLNVTLRTLVVDRQFFELIEIPVVLKTTFRLSTESVPSTVRAILKRNVPTMLKSQVSFDTGCKSLTCFSNLQLVSLMDKNTFMIGQDKDLSLNIVVKNFGEPSFKTELKIIYPSIFSYSGVRTEPFSEKITCTPMPTSGNTAVLSCRLDTPFYAHMVVNVTIYFYLTDAIITNPDILSSSGLTFSSSVSTNHDTEPTDNTDTKTVQLAMLTDVSLKIASSAEQILATNNTVSFTTSYTLYNDGPCQIEAAWIYFYFPVLYEEKVWIDEDNSMPTPSNIGDKCILKYHPEQVNVASGNSPASVKFTVSRKFVQRPIAQKPETSQTMFCDDLGSGYDCAVVECTMYDVKPTETDKRTFSLAFELETDLLPPLQKGKAFLTFVTQAAVYPTSSNKIPLYFINNVTGEVSVDILLSELFSPPAEEVEVWVIIVACLLSILLFIVVIVVLWKCGFFERKKRKELNAFKRKTQMSIRSARSGGAGSVKSRRSNTAGSFRVKKMGDDHVKLHDKKAEDNTDNSTMESATECK; translated from the exons ATGACCGTATCGATGTTTACTGGGTGGTTTGGGTCGATCTTGCTGTTGGTGAAACTGTGTTGCCATGTTGGGCTGGGATATAACATCGATACCGAATTTCCTCAGATATTCCGAGGGCCGAGTGGTTCGAGATTCGGTGTTACTGCTGAGATAGTCAAAACTGTGTCTAATTCTTG GATTCTTGTAGGAGCCACACGAGATAACTTTACCGATAAACCGGAAATACCAGAGCCCGGAAACGTGTACGCATGCCCAGTCAACTTCAATGTTGATTCCAAATGCTCCATTTTACCGAATTTGCGAACAACTG aATCGACGTCAACCGTGAAACCTAGCGGAGTGTTTGAGCAAAGACAGCAACTTCTAGGGGCGACAATTCATGTTCCGAAAAATCGTGATTCTCCTATACTG aTTTGCGCACCGAAATGGCGGAATTTGCGCTTCTTTTCATCAAACTCCGAACTAAAGTCGTACCAGGTCGTTGGCAATTGTTTCAAACTTCCCAATCGAAACGATCTGAATCAGACAACGCTCAATATGTTCCGAATGAACATGACAATGATAAGGGACTACTACAGGGATCCTATGTTCGGATTCTCTCTGGCTGATTCCCCG CACCCATCCTTTGATGTTATATTCAGTACACCAAACGCGGGTTTAGCATCCACGG GAGGAACTTTTGCGCAGGCGCACAACCCAACACGTACTCAGCCATTCATCATCGAAAACTCCGAACTCATTACAACCTATGTATCAGGATCTTATTTTG CCTATAGTTTGGCGACCGGACAGTTCGGTGGTAGCGGGTACTACTACGTCGCTGGAGCGCCGGGGTTCAGCAATCTACATGGAGTCGTGGGATCG ttttcgatTCTAGAAGTTAATGGAGTCTCGGAGCAACAGGTGAAATTAATTGAAGGACTTCAG ATAGGTGGCGGTTTCGGGCAGACACTAGTGATAGCGGACGTTAACGCTGACGGGCACGATGATATCCTGGTCGGGGCACCAAACACGTACCTTGATGACGTCAACAAAAACAGGGTCATTTACGATGTAGGGGCCATACACGTATTCTATGGAAACGGGGAGCCTGCG ACATTGATTAACCAAGATCCACATACCATTATGGGTACACGAAAACTGGGGTCGCGGTTTGGAACGGCGATATCAGGTGTTGGGGACTTGAACAAAGACGGAATAAACG ATATAGCTGTGGGCGCTCCATACGAAGAGGGTACGGGTGTTGTTTACATATACAACGGGAACACACCTAGAATGGAGGATAAGTACTCTCAGAGAATCCTTGGAAAAGATATACGAGTTGGAGTTTCTGGTTTCGGTTATTACATCTCAAAATTTGGCGAGGACcttgatgaaaacaaatacaatg ACTTTGCTGTTGGCGCCTATAAGTCGGACGAAGTAGTCCTCCTGAGAGCCCGGCCCATTGTGGAAGTTCGGGTTTATTCCCGGATAGATCCGGATCCAGTCCCCCTTACCTCTACCGGAACATCCTGTGGGTCACAGGGGTCAGCGAATCCGTGTTTTACCGCGAGCCTCTGTTTTGATTTCTCAGGGGAAGGcacaaataaaacat ATATAGATGTAGAAATATTTGCCGATACCGAGAGAGGTCGACCTAGAGTGTCGTTTGAAGGAGCTGGTCAGCAAGACAGCTTTAATGTCTCTCTGTTTGAGATCTACAGCTACAGAGTCAGGTGTTTGAACGTCACACTACGGACTCTG GTTGTGGATCGCCAATTCTTTGAGCTGATTGAGATACCAGTGGTGTTGAAGACGACTTTCCGCCTGAGTACAGAATCTGTACCCTCTACAGTGAGGGCCATATTAAAGAGGAACGTACCGACCATGCTTAAAAGCCAG GTCTCTTTTGACACTGGGTGCAAATCTTTGACTTGTTTTTCGAACCTTCAGCTCGTCTCGCTCATGGATAAGAATACTTTCATGATTGGTCAAGACAAAGATCTCAGTTTAAACATTGTAGTGAAAAACTTTGGCGAACCGTCCTTTAAGactgaattgaaaataatataccCTTCTATATTTTCATACTCGGGTGTTAGGACAGAACCCTTTTCAGAGAAAATAACGTGCACCCCTATGCCGACTTCCGGGAACACTGCCGTTTTATCATGCCGCCTTGACACTCCATTTTACGCCCACATGGTTGTCAATGTTACAATATACTTTTATCTAACGGACGCTATCATCACTAATCCGGATATTTTGTCCTCCTCCGGTTTGACTTTTAGCAGCAGTGTATCTACCAATCACGACACAGAGCCAACAGATAACACAGACACCAAGACTGTTCAGCTGGCAATGTTAACGgatgtttcattaaaaat AGCCTCCTCAGCGGAACAAATTCTAGCAACAAACAACACTGTATCGTTCACAACAAGCTACACGCTTTATAACGATGGTCCATGTCAAATTGAGGCAGCatggatttatttctattttccGGTTCTATACGAAGAGAAAGTTTGGATAGACGAGGACAACTCAATG CCTACGCCATCAAATATAGGTGACAAATGCATCTTGAAATATCACCCTGAACAAGTCAACGTAGCTTCCGGAAATTCCCCAGCTTCTGTCAAGTTCACTGTCAGCCGGAAGTTCGTACAGCGGCCAATTGCGCAGAAACCGGAAACATCACAAACAATG TTTTGTGATGACCTGGGTAGTGGTTATGACTGTGCAGTAGTTGAGTGCACTATGTATGACGTTAAACCCACGGAAACTGATAAGAGAACTTTTTCATTGGCATTTGAACTGGAAACAGACCTGCTTCCACCCTTACAAAAg GGGAAAGCCTTTTTGACGTTTGTGACTCAAGCAGCAGTCTACCCAACGTCCAGTAACAAAATCCCactatattttataaataacgtCACAGGCGAG GTGTCTGTGGATATCTTGTTATCTGAGCTGTTTAGTCCGCCGGCTGAGGAGGTGGAGGTTTGGGTCATCATTGTCGCCTGTCTCCTCAGTATATTACTCTTCATTGTGGTCATCGTTGTGCTGTGGAAG TGtggattttttgaaagaaagaaaagaaaagaacttAATGCATTCAAAAGAAAAACGCAGATGTCGATTCGAAGCGCGCGTAGTGGTGGTGCAGGCTCAGTAAAAAGTCGGCGTAGTAATACAGCAGGATCATTTAGGGTCAAGAAGATGGGGGACGACCACGTGAAACTCCATGATAAAAAAGCTGAGGATAACACCGATAATTCTACAATGGAAAGTGCAACTGAATGCAAATAA
- the LOC105342977 gene encoding ependymin-related protein 2 translates to MLCLLLLLLSVFGSSHQQCCFPSQWEGIEAGVMETVQPAAKVPISTKFQYIVSVDYSKHLLALSGTVVTAGKTSQIRVIRDFTSKVQYTLDMDANSCTKSLLTERELSCIGSNGDNSTLIANTYLGAGTQKIPISVYHSTLNGYPTTMSVSEGCIPVGASFHGTDEAGNNVIGSLGFSSITPGISNNAVFSIPAMCIAAPMANTVVG, encoded by the exons ATGCTCTGTCTCTTGCTCTTGTTGTTGTCTGTGTTTGGTTCCTCTCATCAGCAATGCTGCTTTCCGTCCCAGTGGGAGGGGATTGAGGCGGGTGTCATGGAAACCGTTCAACCAGCAGCAAAAGTTCCCATCAGCACCAAG tTTCAATACATCGTATCTGTGGACTACAGCAAGCACCTGCTAGCACTGTCCGGGACTGTTGTCACCGCCGGAAAGACGTCACAAATCAGAGTCATCAGGGATTTCACCTCG AAAGTTCAATACACCCTTGACATGGACGCAAACAGCTGTACCAAGTCTTTACTTACAGAGCGGGAGCTTTCCTGTATAg GATCAAACGGAGATAACTCCACCCTGATCGCCAACACGTACCTCGGAGCAGGAACTCAGAAAATCCCCATCTCTGTGTACCATAGTACACTGAACGGGTACCCCACTACAATGTCTGTGTCTGAAGGATGTATCCCCGTGGGAGCCTCTTTCCACGGCACTGATGAAGCCGGAA ATAACGTTATTGGCTCTCTCGGGTTCAGTAGCATCACCCCCGGAATCTCAAACAACGCTGTCTTTTCTATCCCTGCCATGTGTATTGCGGCCCCAATGGCG aatacCGTAGTTGGGTGA